A stretch of Cicer arietinum cultivar CDC Frontier isolate Library 1 chromosome 5, Cicar.CDCFrontier_v2.0, whole genome shotgun sequence DNA encodes these proteins:
- the LOC101494592 gene encoding uncharacterized protein, giving the protein MSASSLVADKVWKQIESTHTVNDDQLYILHFLFGKNFEGATRIVDQRGVKRISGYPSGRFIFQVTGESRKKDQYLCFAENFCACYSFFYDVVNRGEQLCCKHQLAARLAASLGSYVEVKVSDEELALLLSKI; this is encoded by the exons ATGAGTGCAAGTAGTTTGGTAGCAGATAAAGTTTGGAAGCAAATTGAATCTACACACACAG TGAATGATGATCAACTTTATAT TTTACATTTCTTATTTGGTAAGAACTTTGAAGGAGCTACTAGAATTGTGGATCAAAGAGGTGTTAAGAGGATTTCTGGTTATCCCAGCGGAAGGTTTATCTTTCAG GTTACAGGGGAGTCCAGGAAAAAAGACCAGTATCTATGTTTTGCTGAAAACTTTTGCGCTTGTTATTCTTTCTTCTATGATGTTGTCAACAGAGGGGAACAACTTTGT TGTAAACATCAATTAGCAGCAAGACTTGCTGCATCGTTGGGATCGTATGTCGAAGTTAAGGTGTCTGATGAGGAGCTAGCTTTGTTGCTGTCCAAAATATAG
- the LOC101495455 gene encoding endoglucanase 9-like isoform X3: MANSEDMKVDLSGGYYDAGDNVKFNFPMAFTTTMLSWSTIEYGKRFGPQMKEARVAIRYTTDYLLKCATATPGRLYVGVGDPNADHKCWERPEDMDTVRTVYYVSSNNPGSDVAAETAAALAAASIVFRKVDPTYSKLLLITSQKVYQFALQYQGSYSNSLGSAVCPFYCSYSGFKDELLWGAAWLFRATNSIYYYNLVKSLGADDQPDIFSWDNKYAGAHVLLSRRALLNGDKNFDQYRQEADNFMCKILPNSPSSTTQYTQGGLMFKLPDSNLQYVTSITFLLTTYSKYMSATKHTFNCGGVLVTPNTLRSIAKRQANYILGKNPLGMSYMVGYGQNYPKRIHHRGSSLPSLAAHPQTIGCDGGFNPFFHSFNPNPNILVGAIVGGPNQNDGFPDNRDDYSHSEPATYINGAFVGPLAYFSGTN; the protein is encoded by the exons ATGGCAAACTCTGAAGATATGAAG GTGGATTTAAGTGGAGGCTACTATGATGCAGGAGACAATGTGAAATTCAATTTTCCAATGGCATTCACAACCACAATGTTATCATGGAGCACAATTGAATATGGAAAGAGATTCGGACCTCAAATGAAAGAAGCAAGAGTCGCGATTCGCTACACCACAGACTATCTCCTCAAGTGTGCAACAGCAACACCAGGAAGACTCTATGTTGGTGTTGGAGATCCAAATGCTGATCACAAATGTTGGGAAAGACCAGAGGATATGGACACTGTTAGAACTGTTTACTATGTTTCTTCAAACAATCCTGGTTCTGAtgttgctgctgaaactgcTGCTGCACTTGCTGCTGCTTCTATTGTTTTTAGAAAAGTTGATCCAACTTATTCTAAGCTTTTGTTAATTACTTCACAGAAGGTTTATCAGTTTGCTTTGCAGTATCAAGGTTCTTACAGTAATTCACTTGGTTCTGCTGTTTGTCCATTTTATTGCTCATATTCTGGATTCaag gATGAACTATTGTGGGGAGCTGCATGGCTTTTTAGAGCAACAAATAGTATTTACTACTATAATTTGGTGAAGTCCTTAGGAGCTGATGATCAACCTGATATATTCAGCTGGGACAACAAATATGCTGGTGCACATGTCCTTCTCTCAAGG AGAGCATTGTTGAATGGTGATAAGAACTTTGATCAATATAGACAAGAAGCTGATAATTTCATGTGCAAGATCTTGCCTAATTCACCTTCTTCAACTACACAATATACACAAG GTGGACTCATGTTCAAGCTACCTGATAGCAATCTCCAGTATGTGACATCTATAACATTCTTGCTTACAACCTATTCAAAATATATGTCAGCTACAAAGCACACATTTAACTGCGGCGGTGTCCTCGTCACTCCAAATACCTTAAGAAGCATCGCCAAAAGACAGGCAA ACTACATATTAGGTAAAAATCCACTTGGAATGTCTTATATGGTAGGTTATGGACAAAACTATCCCAAGAGAATTCACCATAGAGGATCTTCATTGCCTTCATTAGCAGCTCATCCACAAACCATAGGATGTGACGGTGGTTTCAACCCATTTTTCCATTCATTTAATCCTAACCCTAACATATTGGTTGGAGCCATAGTCGGAGGTCCAAACCAGAACGACGGATTTCCTGATAATCGCGATGATTACAGTCATTCCGAACCCGCTACTTACATCAACGGTGCTTTTGTTGGACCTTTAGCATACTTTTCTGGTACCAATTAA
- the LOC101495455 gene encoding endoglucanase 9-like isoform X2 yields MANSEDMKRSGRLPPDQQITWRSNSGLSDGRLANVDLSGGYYDAGDNVKFNFPMAFTTTMLSWSTIEYGKRFGPQMKEARVAIRYTTDYLLKCATATPGRLYVGVGDPNADHKCWERPEDMDTVRTVYYVSSNNPGSDVAAETAAALAAASIVFRKVDPTYSKLLLITSQKVYQFALQYQGSYSNSLGSAVCPFYCSYSGFKDELLWGAAWLFRATNSIYYYNLVKSLGADDQPDIFSWDNKYAGAHVLLSRRALLNGDKNFDQYRQEADNFMCKILPNSPSSTTQYTQGGLMFKLPDSNLQYVTSITFLLTTYSKYMSATKHTFNCGGVLVTPNTLRSIAKRQANYILGKNPLGMSYMVGYGQNYPKRIHHRGSSLPSLAAHPQTIGCDGGFNPFFHSFNPNPNILVGAIVGGPNQNDGFPDNRDDYSHSEPATYINGAFVGPLAYFSGTN; encoded by the exons ATGGCAAACTCTGAAGATATGAAG AGGTCAGGAAGGCTCCCTCCtgaccaacaaatcacatggagaTCAAATTCCGGTCTTTCTGATGGTCGTCTCGctaat GTGGATTTAAGTGGAGGCTACTATGATGCAGGAGACAATGTGAAATTCAATTTTCCAATGGCATTCACAACCACAATGTTATCATGGAGCACAATTGAATATGGAAAGAGATTCGGACCTCAAATGAAAGAAGCAAGAGTCGCGATTCGCTACACCACAGACTATCTCCTCAAGTGTGCAACAGCAACACCAGGAAGACTCTATGTTGGTGTTGGAGATCCAAATGCTGATCACAAATGTTGGGAAAGACCAGAGGATATGGACACTGTTAGAACTGTTTACTATGTTTCTTCAAACAATCCTGGTTCTGAtgttgctgctgaaactgcTGCTGCACTTGCTGCTGCTTCTATTGTTTTTAGAAAAGTTGATCCAACTTATTCTAAGCTTTTGTTAATTACTTCACAGAAGGTTTATCAGTTTGCTTTGCAGTATCAAGGTTCTTACAGTAATTCACTTGGTTCTGCTGTTTGTCCATTTTATTGCTCATATTCTGGATTCaag gATGAACTATTGTGGGGAGCTGCATGGCTTTTTAGAGCAACAAATAGTATTTACTACTATAATTTGGTGAAGTCCTTAGGAGCTGATGATCAACCTGATATATTCAGCTGGGACAACAAATATGCTGGTGCACATGTCCTTCTCTCAAGG AGAGCATTGTTGAATGGTGATAAGAACTTTGATCAATATAGACAAGAAGCTGATAATTTCATGTGCAAGATCTTGCCTAATTCACCTTCTTCAACTACACAATATACACAAG GTGGACTCATGTTCAAGCTACCTGATAGCAATCTCCAGTATGTGACATCTATAACATTCTTGCTTACAACCTATTCAAAATATATGTCAGCTACAAAGCACACATTTAACTGCGGCGGTGTCCTCGTCACTCCAAATACCTTAAGAAGCATCGCCAAAAGACAGGCAA ACTACATATTAGGTAAAAATCCACTTGGAATGTCTTATATGGTAGGTTATGGACAAAACTATCCCAAGAGAATTCACCATAGAGGATCTTCATTGCCTTCATTAGCAGCTCATCCACAAACCATAGGATGTGACGGTGGTTTCAACCCATTTTTCCATTCATTTAATCCTAACCCTAACATATTGGTTGGAGCCATAGTCGGAGGTCCAAACCAGAACGACGGATTTCCTGATAATCGCGATGATTACAGTCATTCCGAACCCGCTACTTACATCAACGGTGCTTTTGTTGGACCTTTAGCATACTTTTCTGGTACCAATTAA
- the LOC101495455 gene encoding endoglucanase 9-like isoform X1 — protein sequence MRTSLLFLLLLTCLLVVVGNVQCNPNYREALAKSLLFFQGQRSGRLPPDQQITWRSNSGLSDGRLANVDLSGGYYDAGDNVKFNFPMAFTTTMLSWSTIEYGKRFGPQMKEARVAIRYTTDYLLKCATATPGRLYVGVGDPNADHKCWERPEDMDTVRTVYYVSSNNPGSDVAAETAAALAAASIVFRKVDPTYSKLLLITSQKVYQFALQYQGSYSNSLGSAVCPFYCSYSGFKDELLWGAAWLFRATNSIYYYNLVKSLGADDQPDIFSWDNKYAGAHVLLSRRALLNGDKNFDQYRQEADNFMCKILPNSPSSTTQYTQGGLMFKLPDSNLQYVTSITFLLTTYSKYMSATKHTFNCGGVLVTPNTLRSIAKRQANYILGKNPLGMSYMVGYGQNYPKRIHHRGSSLPSLAAHPQTIGCDGGFNPFFHSFNPNPNILVGAIVGGPNQNDGFPDNRDDYSHSEPATYINGAFVGPLAYFSGTN from the exons ATGAGAACTTCCTTGCTTTTCTTATTACTTCTCACATGCTTGCTGGTTGTTGTTGGCAATGTCCAATGCAATCCAAACTATAGAGAAGCTTTGGCTAAATCCTTATTGTTTTTCCAAGGACAGAGGTCAGGAAGGCTCCCTCCtgaccaacaaatcacatggagaTCAAATTCCGGTCTTTCTGATGGTCGTCTCGctaat GTGGATTTAAGTGGAGGCTACTATGATGCAGGAGACAATGTGAAATTCAATTTTCCAATGGCATTCACAACCACAATGTTATCATGGAGCACAATTGAATATGGAAAGAGATTCGGACCTCAAATGAAAGAAGCAAGAGTCGCGATTCGCTACACCACAGACTATCTCCTCAAGTGTGCAACAGCAACACCAGGAAGACTCTATGTTGGTGTTGGAGATCCAAATGCTGATCACAAATGTTGGGAAAGACCAGAGGATATGGACACTGTTAGAACTGTTTACTATGTTTCTTCAAACAATCCTGGTTCTGAtgttgctgctgaaactgcTGCTGCACTTGCTGCTGCTTCTATTGTTTTTAGAAAAGTTGATCCAACTTATTCTAAGCTTTTGTTAATTACTTCACAGAAGGTTTATCAGTTTGCTTTGCAGTATCAAGGTTCTTACAGTAATTCACTTGGTTCTGCTGTTTGTCCATTTTATTGCTCATATTCTGGATTCaag gATGAACTATTGTGGGGAGCTGCATGGCTTTTTAGAGCAACAAATAGTATTTACTACTATAATTTGGTGAAGTCCTTAGGAGCTGATGATCAACCTGATATATTCAGCTGGGACAACAAATATGCTGGTGCACATGTCCTTCTCTCAAGG AGAGCATTGTTGAATGGTGATAAGAACTTTGATCAATATAGACAAGAAGCTGATAATTTCATGTGCAAGATCTTGCCTAATTCACCTTCTTCAACTACACAATATACACAAG GTGGACTCATGTTCAAGCTACCTGATAGCAATCTCCAGTATGTGACATCTATAACATTCTTGCTTACAACCTATTCAAAATATATGTCAGCTACAAAGCACACATTTAACTGCGGCGGTGTCCTCGTCACTCCAAATACCTTAAGAAGCATCGCCAAAAGACAGGCAA ACTACATATTAGGTAAAAATCCACTTGGAATGTCTTATATGGTAGGTTATGGACAAAACTATCCCAAGAGAATTCACCATAGAGGATCTTCATTGCCTTCATTAGCAGCTCATCCACAAACCATAGGATGTGACGGTGGTTTCAACCCATTTTTCCATTCATTTAATCCTAACCCTAACATATTGGTTGGAGCCATAGTCGGAGGTCCAAACCAGAACGACGGATTTCCTGATAATCGCGATGATTACAGTCATTCCGAACCCGCTACTTACATCAACGGTGCTTTTGTTGGACCTTTAGCATACTTTTCTGGTACCAATTAA